A stretch of the Papaver somniferum cultivar HN1 chromosome 6, ASM357369v1, whole genome shotgun sequence genome encodes the following:
- the LOC113285872 gene encoding B3 domain-containing protein REM19-like, with protein sequence MSTFVEFASSEGRVNQKAEPATHEFPQASRKRKAFSSKLAHKRSYTTAFQASQLLESALEAAEDFTSDNPFYKILMRPSYVKGGYVVVPKAFGTSYLKNRVQMVATLRVSLSDGRTWKVRCVSRSRNTKKLSLGWNEFVTDNHVKEGDACVFELVDRINFEMNVHIFRV encoded by the exons ATGTCTACCTTTGTTGAGTTTGCATCGAGTGAAGGCCGTGTTAATCAGAAAGCCGAACCTG CTACACATGAATTTCCCCAAGCATCCCGGAAACGAAAAGCATTTTCAAGTAAGCTTGCTCATAAAAGATCTTATACTACGGCATTCCAGGCAAGCCAATTACTAGAAAGTGCACTTGAGGCAGCTGAAGATTTTACATCTGATAACCCGTTCTACAAAATCCTTATGCGACCCTCTTATGTAAAAGGAGGCTACGTG GTGGTTCCTAAGGCTTTTGGGACCTCATATTTGAAAAATAGAGTGCAGATGGTGGCCACTCTTAGGGTATCACTATCAGATGGGAGAACCTGGAAAGTCCGGTGCGTTTCTCGATCACGGAATACTAAGAAGTTATCTCTAGGCTGGAATGAATTCGTGACAGATAATCATGTGAAAGAAGGCGATGCATGCGTCTTTGAACTTGTTGACAGGATAAATTTCGAGATGAATGTTCACATCTTCCGAGTATGA